A genomic window from Elaeis guineensis isolate ETL-2024a chromosome 3, EG11, whole genome shotgun sequence includes:
- the LOC140856337 gene encoding uncharacterized protein, whose product MTLGLPALRSEIYGGGAALPIKAVRRRPRASISGSREKEANFFRRIWRTLLGREVGLFFLLFVLAAAFFSFVFRLSEGQVRMDMESTAHQHPASNEPGIRHSGIYWQTKAIPSPHPCGNFSYPPPPHDKKRTGPRSCPVCYVPVEQAMNSMPTSSSVSPVLKDLNYIIEENSVKKNRKEAPHLVDIRLCSSGMSPLI is encoded by the exons ATGACGTTGGGGCTACCGGCGCTTCGCTCGGAGATCTACGGCGGCGGCGCTGCATTGCCAATCAAGGCGGTCCGACGCCGTCCGAGGGCGTCAATCTCGGGGTCGCGAGAGAAGGAGGCCAATTTCTTCCGGCGGATCTGGAGGACCCTTTTAGGGAGAGAAGTCGGGCTTTTCTTCCTGCTCTTCGTCTTGGCCGCCGCCTTCTTCTCTTTTGTCTTTCGCCTCAGCGAAG GTCAAGTTAGGATGGATATGGAATCCACAGCTCATCAACACCCAGCAAGTAATGAACCTGGGATTCGGCATTCTGGGATATACTGGCAGACAAAGGCAATTCCCTCACCACATCCCTGTGGAAATTTCTCATATCCTCCTCCACCACATGATAAGAAGCGTACTGGCCCACGAT CTTGTCCTGTTTGTTATGTTCCTGTGGAACAAGCAATGAATTCCATGCCAACTTCATCATCAGTATCACCTGTCCTTAAGGATCTAAATTATATCATTGAGGAAAACTCAGTCAAAAAGAATCGAAAGGAGGCTCCACATTTGGTGGACATCCGACTCTGCAGCAGCGGAATGAGTCCTTTGATATAA
- the LOC140856635 gene encoding probable hexosyltransferase MUCI70: MEQCHGIVVASAIFGNYDIMQHPKNISEASKMSACFYMFVDERTAAYINNSTELDRTKRVGLWRVIVVRNLPYVDPRRNGKVPKLLLHRLFPNVRYSIWIDGKLELVVDPYLILERFLWRENATFAISRHYRRFDVFEEGKANKAAKKYGNASIDAQLEFYRREGLTHYSPDKLPITSDVPEGCVILREHIPITNLFTCLWFNEVDRFTSRDQLSFSTVRDKIMAKVDLKLNMFDDCQRRNFVNQVYHKDVMQQKSSHRPPVSSNESSGKSQSDRTTRFQQRKPVGNGRYKKPRSGHRHPSSNTL, encoded by the exons ATGGAGCAATGTCATGGAATAGTTGTTGCCTCAGCTATATTTG GAAATTATGATATAATGCAACATCCCAAAAATATAAGTGAAGCTTCAAAGATGAGTGCATGCTTTTACATGTTTGTGGATGAACGGACTGCGGCCTACATAAACAACTCAACAGAACTGGACAGGACAAAAAGAGTTGGGCTGTGGAGAGTGATTGTTGTCCGGAACCTTCCCTATGTTGATCCAAGGCGTAATGGAAAG GTTCCCAAGCTTCTACTTCACAGACTTTTTCCTAATGTACGATATTCAATATGGATTGATGGAAAGCTTGAGCTTGTTGTGGATCCCTATCTTATACTAGAGCG ATTCTTGTGGCGTGAGAATGCCACTTTTGCAATCTCTAGGCATTATAGACGGTTTGATGTTTTTGAGGAAGGAAAGGCTAATAAAGCTGCTAAAAAATATGGTAATGCCTCCATTGATGCACAACTCGAGTTTTATAGAAGAGAGGGTTTGACTCACTATTCTCCAGACAAGCTTCCTATAACAAGTG ATGTCCCTGAAGGCTGTGTAATACTCAGAGAACATATCCCCATTACCAACCTCTTCACATGCCTctggttcaatgaagttgaccgTTTTACTTCAAGGGATCAACTTAGTTTCAGCACGGTGAGGGACAAAATAATGGCTAAAGTAGATTTGAAGCTCAACATGTTTGATGACTGTCAAAGACGTAACTTTGTTAATCAG GTATATCATAAAGATGTGATGCAACAAAAAAGCAGTCATCGTCCACCGGTATCATCTAATGAATCATCTGGTAAGTCACAATCAGACAGGACCACAAGATTTCAACAGAGGAAGCCAGTTGGAAATGGGAGGTATAAGAAACCACGTTCGGGACATCGACACCCCAGCAGCAACACATTGTAG
- the LOC105040553 gene encoding mannan endo-1,4-beta-mannosidase 2, which translates to MKAENGALYPVLGLACCIAFMCMSFRGLEFHSGESKISFVKRSGTNFMIDERAFYVNGWNSYWLMDQAVEEFSRPRVRKMFHTAAKMGLTVCRTWAFNDGAHNALQVSLGRFDERVFKALDYVIVEARKHGIRLLLSLVNNLEHYGGKTQYVKWAWEEGIGLSFSNDSFFFDPTIRRYFKIYLKTILARKNHLTGIEYRDDPTIFAWELMNEPQCISDASGDTLQDWIEEMAEYVKSIDKKHLLTIGLEGFYGPTSPPEKLSMNPGEWYKTIGSDFIRNSKISAIDFASVHIYPDQWLLEAALDEKFEYISKWMTSHIEDGDRELKKPVLFTEFGLSNRNKNFDHSHREAFCKSIFDTIYASARMNGAGAGAFIWQFLVPGMEEYNDDFGFIPGERPSIDRLIKEQSCRLMALQRRHDLSRRSSKGIC; encoded by the exons ATGAAGGCAGAGAATGGGGCACTGTATCCTGTTCTTGGCCTCGCTTGCTGTATAGCCTTCATGTGCATGTCCTTTCGGGGTCTGGAATTCCATTCTGGGGAATCCAAAATAAGCTTTGTGAAAAGAAGTGGGACTAACTTCATGATAGATGAGAGAGCATTTTATGTGAATGGCTGGAATTCTTACTGGTTGATGGATCAGGCTGTGGAGGAATTCAGCAGGCCTAGGGTCAGGAAAATGTTTCATACTGCTGCAAAGATGGGTCTCACTGTCTGTAGAACTTGGGCCTTTAATGATGGTGCCCACAATGCCCTGCAGGTTTCTCTCGGTCGTTTCGATGAAAGGGTCTTTAAG GCATTGGATTATGTCATTGTGGAAGCCCGTAAACATGGAATTAGGCTGCTTCTCAGCCTGGTCAATAATTTAGAGCATTATGGTGGGAAGACACAGTATGTTAAATGGGCATGGGAGGAAGGCATTGGATTGAGCTTTTCGAAtgattccttcttctttgatccAACCATTCGCCGCTATTTTAAGATTTACCTGAAG ACTATCTTGGCAAGGAAGAACCACCTGACTGGAATTGAATACAGAGATGATCCCACCATCTTCGCATGGGAGTTGATGAATGAACCACAGTGTATTTCTGATGCATCTGGTGACACTCTCCAG GATTGGATCGAAGAGATGGCAGAATATGTGAAGTCGATTGACAAGAAGCACCTTTTGACAATTGGACTCGAGGGTTTTTATGGCCCTACAAGCCCTCCAGAGAAGCTGAGTATGAATCCTGGAGAATGGTACAAAACTATAGGATCAGATTTCATCCGTAACTCGAAGATCTCAGCCATTGACTTTGCCTCCGTGCACATTTATCCTGACCAATG GTTATTAGAAGCAGCACTTGATGAAAAATTTGAGTACATTTCCAAATGGATGACCTCTCACATTGAAGATGGGGATAGAGAGCTAAAAAAGCCTGTCTTGTTCACTGAATTCGGGCTTTCAAACAGGAACAAGAACTTTGATCACTCACACCGAGAAGCATTCTGCAAGTCTATTTTTGACACCATATATGCATCTGCAAGGATGAATGGGGCTGGGGCAGGTGCCTTCATCTGGCAATTCTTGGTACCAGGCATGGAAGAATACAATGATGATTTTGGATTCATCCCTGGGGAGAGGCCATCAATTGATAGGCTGATAAAGGAGCAGTCATGTCGGCTAATGGCTTTGCAACGCCGGCATGACTTGTCGAGAAGAAGTTCCAAAGGAATATGCTAA